Proteins from a genomic interval of Zingiber officinale cultivar Zhangliang chromosome 1B, Zo_v1.1, whole genome shotgun sequence:
- the LOC122015421 gene encoding epsin-3-like yields the protein MDAAPFFHELRKQASFFLKDKLRTARLALTDVTPAQLLTEEATNSSSWPPDSKTMRCISRAAFEIDDYWRIVEILHKKFEKFDKKQWREPYKALILLEYLLTHGPKSIAEEFQNDKGSIQLLGDLKFIDERGINWGLTVKYKTHRVLNLLDNGQHLDEERDRARKLSRGIQGFGSFNLNQLSSASDHEIVPNKHRRHDDDVFMKSEKENLKCDATVEPLMRREGRIGGRLFQELSNRKIPAVNETRNGVATKPTLAH from the exons ATGGACGCCGCCCCCTTCTTCCACGAGCTAAGAAAGCAAGCCTCTTTTTTCCTCAAAGACAAGCTCCGGACCGCGCGATTGGCCCTCACCGATGTCACTCCGGCGCAATT GCTCACTGAAGAAGCCACGAACTCAAGCTCCTGGCCACCCGACTCCAAGACCATGCGCTGCATCTCGCGGGCGGCCTTTGAGATCGACGATTACTGGAGAATTGTGGAGATTTTGCACAAAAA GTTTGAGAAGTTTGACAAGAAGCAGTGGAGAGAGCCATACAAGGCTCTAATACTTCTCGAGTACCTCCTAACTCACGGTCCGAAGAGCATCGCAGAGGAGTTTCAGAACGATAAAGGATCCATACAACTCCTCGGTGACCTCAAATTCATCGACGAAAGAGG CATTAACTGGGGTCTCACAGTCAAGTACAAGACACATCGAGTCTTGAACCTCTTAGACAATGGCCAGCATCTCGACGAAGAGCGCGACCGGGCTAGAAAGCTCTCTCGAGGAATTCAGGGCTTCGGCAGCTTCAATCTGAACCAGCTTTCATCGGCAAGTGACCACGAAATTGTACCAAACAAGCATAGACGGCACGATGATGATGTGTTCATGAAGAGCGAAAAGGAGAATTTGAAATGTGATGCAACAGTCGAACCACTCATGAGGAGGGAAGGCAGAATCGGAGGAAGACTCTTCCAAGAGCTATCAAATCGCAAGATTCCGGCAGTTAATGAAACCAGAAATGGCGTTGCCACAAAACCAACGTTGGCTCACTGA